One Acidobacteriota bacterium DNA segment encodes these proteins:
- the secA gene encoding preprotein translocase subunit SecA has product MINKLLTKVFGSQHDRELKRMAPTVEAINALEPEIQALSDTQLKAKTDEFRQRLEAGETLDDLLVEAFAVVREASVRTLGMRHFNVQLLGGMVLHQGKIAEMKTGEGKTLVATLPVYLNALAGKGVHVVTVNDYLASRDAEWMSAVYEFLGLTVGIIQHNLGDQERKAAYRADITYGTNNEFGFDYLRDNMKFEVANMVQRGHAFAIVDEVDSILIDEARTPLIISGPSEQSTEKYYRIDAIIPRLKQGEEIEHEDGSKETTGDFIIDEKAHTVALTEDGVANVERMLGLENLYDPVNMEALHAVNQGLRAHNMFKRDVDYLVKDGKVVIVDEFTGRMMEGRRWSDGLHQAVEAKEKVKIERENQTLATITFQNYFRMYDKLSGMTGTAETESTEFGQIYKLEVVVIPTNRPMIRDDRADLIYRTADEKWQSVVEEIQHCQSTGQPVLVGTVSIETSEKLSKLLKRQRVPHVVLNAKYHDREASIVAQAGRRGAVTLATNMAGRGTDIVLGGNPEIMAAAEADPETKPEEYAEALKEAEAKCHGAREEILELGGLHILGTERHESRRIDNQLRGRSGRQGDPGSSRFFLSLEDDLMRIFGSDRIRGLIRVGMQEGEPLENRMVSRAIEKAQTQVENRNFEIRKHLLEYDDVMNRQREEIYRLRRSILESTDDSHEFVQTTSNDLVEFLIDQHCPEKSDPRDWKLDELTTEFNAYFDIELHEQDLELTELGIDELRTELQRLVAEKYQEKVDEYGEDVIHALEQQVLLRVVDTSWKDHLLALDHLKEGIGLRGYGQRDPLNEYKRESFELFEAMRERIEDTVIKTVYRMEPVSREEMIERERQRREKVRAAMRFSASGAGNTSAIPKQVVRQGDKVGRNDPCPCGSGKKYKKCHGAPSAAHAG; this is encoded by the coding sequence ATGATCAACAAGCTTCTGACTAAGGTCTTCGGCAGTCAGCACGACCGCGAGCTCAAGCGTATGGCCCCCACCGTAGAGGCCATCAACGCTCTGGAGCCGGAGATCCAAGCCCTTTCCGATACTCAGCTCAAAGCCAAGACCGACGAATTCCGCCAGCGCCTGGAGGCGGGAGAAACCCTCGACGATCTGCTCGTCGAAGCCTTCGCCGTGGTCCGCGAGGCTTCCGTGCGCACCCTTGGCATGCGCCACTTCAACGTCCAGCTCCTCGGCGGCATGGTGCTCCACCAGGGCAAGATCGCCGAGATGAAGACCGGTGAGGGCAAGACCCTCGTCGCCACCCTCCCCGTCTACCTCAACGCCCTCGCCGGCAAGGGTGTCCACGTGGTGACGGTGAACGACTATCTGGCCAGCCGCGACGCCGAGTGGATGAGCGCGGTATACGAGTTCCTCGGCCTCACCGTCGGCATCATTCAGCACAACCTGGGGGACCAGGAGCGCAAGGCAGCCTATCGGGCGGACATCACCTACGGCACCAACAACGAGTTCGGCTTCGACTACCTGCGGGACAACATGAAGTTCGAGGTCGCCAACATGGTGCAGCGGGGGCATGCCTTCGCCATCGTCGACGAGGTGGACTCGATCCTCATCGACGAGGCCCGGACGCCGCTGATCATCTCCGGTCCTTCCGAGCAGTCGACGGAAAAGTACTACCGCATCGACGCCATCATCCCGCGACTCAAGCAGGGTGAGGAGATCGAACACGAGGACGGCTCCAAGGAGACCACCGGCGACTTCATCATCGACGAGAAGGCCCACACCGTCGCCCTCACCGAGGACGGCGTGGCCAACGTCGAGCGCATGCTGGGCCTCGAGAACCTCTACGACCCGGTGAACATGGAGGCCCTCCACGCGGTCAACCAAGGCCTCCGAGCCCACAACATGTTCAAGCGCGACGTGGACTACCTGGTCAAGGACGGCAAGGTGGTCATCGTCGACGAGTTCACCGGCCGCATGATGGAGGGCCGCCGGTGGTCCGACGGCCTGCACCAGGCAGTGGAAGCCAAGGAGAAGGTGAAGATCGAGCGCGAGAATCAAACCCTCGCCACCATCACCTTCCAGAACTACTTCCGCATGTACGACAAGCTCTCGGGCATGACCGGTACGGCGGAGACGGAATCCACCGAGTTCGGCCAGATCTACAAATTGGAAGTGGTGGTCATCCCCACCAACCGGCCGATGATCCGCGACGACCGCGCCGACCTCATCTACCGCACCGCCGACGAGAAGTGGCAGTCGGTGGTCGAGGAGATCCAGCACTGCCAAAGCACCGGTCAACCGGTGCTGGTGGGCACCGTCTCCATCGAAACCAGCGAGAAGCTCTCCAAGCTGCTCAAGCGCCAGCGGGTTCCCCACGTGGTGCTCAACGCCAAGTATCACGACCGCGAGGCTTCCATCGTCGCCCAGGCGGGACGGCGCGGCGCCGTGACGCTGGCCACCAACATGGCCGGCCGCGGCACCGACATCGTCCTCGGCGGCAATCCCGAGATCATGGCCGCCGCCGAAGCGGATCCGGAGACCAAGCCGGAAGAGTACGCCGAGGCCTTGAAGGAGGCGGAAGCGAAATGCCACGGCGCTCGGGAAGAGATCCTCGAGCTCGGCGGTCTGCACATCCTGGGCACCGAACGCCACGAATCCCGCCGCATCGACAACCAGCTGCGCGGCCGCTCCGGTCGTCAGGGGGACCCCGGCTCCTCGCGCTTCTTCCTCTCCCTGGAAGACGATCTGATGCGCATCTTCGGCTCCGACCGCATCCGCGGCCTGATCCGAGTCGGCATGCAGGAAGGCGAGCCCCTGGAGAACCGCATGGTCTCGCGGGCTATCGAGAAGGCTCAAACCCAGGTCGAGAATCGCAACTTCGAGATCCGCAAACACCTGCTCGAATACGACGACGTGATGAACCGCCAGCGGGAGGAGATCTACCGCCTGCGCCGTTCCATCCTCGAGAGCACCGACGACAGTCACGAATTCGTCCAGACCACCAGCAACGATCTGGTGGAGTTTCTGATCGACCAGCACTGTCCGGAAAAATCCGACCCCCGAGACTGGAAGCTGGACGAGCTGACTACCGAGTTCAACGCCTACTTCGACATCGAGCTCCACGAGCAGGATCTGGAGCTCACCGAGCTGGGTATCGACGAGCTGCGGACGGAGCTCCAGCGGCTGGTGGCGGAGAAATATCAGGAGAAGGTGGACGAGTACGGCGAGGACGTCATCCACGCCCTCGAGCAGCAGGTGTTGTTGCGGGTGGTGGATACCAGCTGGAAGGACCACCTCCTGGCCCTCGATCACCTCAAGGAGGGCATCGGCCTGCGCGGCTACGGTCAGCGAGACCCGCTGAACGAGTACAAGCGCGAGAGCTTCGAGCTCTTCGAAGCCATGCGCGAGCGCATCGAGGATACGGTGATCAAGACCGTCTACCGCATGGAGCCGGTCAGCCGGGAAGAGATGATCGAACGGGAGCGCCAACGCCGCGAGAAGGTGCGGGCGGCCATGCGCTTCTCCGCTTCCGGTGCCGGCAACACCTCGGCCATTCCCAAGCAGGTCGTTCGGCAGGGTGACAAGGTCGGACGCAACGATCCCTGTCCCTGCGGTTCCGGCAAGAAGTACAAGAAATGTCACGGGGCTCCGTCGGCGGCCCACGCCGGCTAG